A window of Solanum stenotomum isolate F172 chromosome 3, ASM1918654v1, whole genome shotgun sequence contains these coding sequences:
- the LOC125857903 gene encoding alternaria stem canker resistance protein 1-like, whose protein sequence is MMHCKAWKFMYFLSAEIFALYVTYNEPWFTNTRYYWTGPGDEVWPDLKIKVYRKHILKLKGWNMYAGGFYLYSIFTLIYWETRRSDFAAHMIHHITSLSLILLSYIFGMARAGSMVALIHDGSDVLMEIAKMSHYSGFHSVADISFALFALSWLLLRLIYFQFSIIYGSCYEVLFIVDKEKQQNINGIILYFVINSMLTCLLLLHIYWWTLS, encoded by the exons ATGATGCATTGCAAAGCAtggaaatttatgtattttctatCTGCAGAGATATTTGCACTTTATGTTACTTATAACGAGCCTTGGTTCACAAATACTCGATATTATTGGACAGGCCCTGGAGATGAGGTGTGGCCTGATCTCAAAATCAA GGTATATCGAAAACACATATTAAAGCTGAAAGGATGGAATATGTATGCTGGAGGATTTTACTTATACTCTATATTTACGCTGATCTACTGGGAAACAAGGCGCTCTGATTTTGCTGCCCACATGATTCATCACATAACATCACTATCACTAATTCTTTTGTCTTACATTTTCGG GATGGCACGTGCGGGATCAATGGTTGCATTAATTCATGATGGAAGTGATGTACTAATGGAAATTGCAAAGATGTCACATTACAGTGGATTTCATAGCGTTGCTGATATTTCCTTCGCTCTTTTCGCATTGTCTTGGCTATTACTTCGTCTAATCTACTTTCAATTTTCCATTATCTACGGCTCATG CTACGAAGTTCTTTTCATAGTGGATAAGgagaaacaacaaaatattaatGGAATCATACTTTACTTTGTGATAAATTCAATGCTGACATGCTTGCTGCTTCTTCACATATATTGGTGGACACTATCATGA